Proteins co-encoded in one Corylus avellana chromosome ca9, CavTom2PMs-1.0 genomic window:
- the LOC132162143 gene encoding proteasome subunit alpha type-3 produces MSSIGTGYDLSVTTFSPDGRVFQIEYAAKAVDNSGTVIGIKCKDGIVMGVEKLIASKMMLPGSNRRIHSVHRHSGMAVAGLAADGRQIVARAKSEATNYESVYGEPIPVKELADRVASYVHLCTLYWWLRPFGCGVILGGYDRDGPQLYMVEPSGVSYRYFGAAIGKGRQAAKTEIEKLKLSEMTCRQGVIEVAKIIYGVHDEAKDKDFELEMSWVCDESNRQHQKVPDELLQEAKAAAKAALEEMDAD; encoded by the exons ATGAGCAGCATAGGAACAGGGTATGATCTCTCAGTCACCACATTCTCTCCCGATGGCCGCGTCTTCCAGATCGAGTACGCCGCCAAAGCCGTCGACAACAGCgg GACTGTTATCGGCATCAAATGCAAAGACGGGATTGTAATG GGTGTGGAGAAGCTAATAGCGTCGAAGATGATGCTACCCGGGTCCAATAGAAGAATTCACTCTGTTCATCGGCACTCCGGCATG GCTGTGGCAGGATTAGCAGCAGATGGGAGGCAAATTGTTGCTCGGGCCAAATCTGAAGCTACTAATTATGAAAG TGTATATGGTGAACCAATTCCTGTCAAGGAACTTGCTGATCGTGTTGCTAGTTATGTGCATCTGTGTACACTTTATTGGTGGCTAAG ACCTTTTGGATGTGGAGTTATTCTTGGAGGCTATGACAGAGATGGACCACAACTGTACATGGTTGAGCCTTCTGGTGTTTCATAT AGGTACTTTGGTGCTGCAATTGGCAAGGGCAGGCAAGCGGCTAAAAC AGAGATCGAAAAGTTAAAGCTTTCAGAAATGACTTGTCGTCAAGGGGTTATTGAAGTAGCCAAAAT CATTTATGGAGTACATGATGAGGCAAAGGACAAGGACTTTGAATTGGAAATGAGCTGGGTCTGTGATGAGTCAAATCGTCAACATCAAAAG GTTCCAGATGAGCTTTTGCAGGAAGCTAAGGCTGCGGCTAAAGCAGCACTGGAAGAAATGGATGCAGATTAG